Proteins encoded within one genomic window of Chroicocephalus ridibundus chromosome 7, bChrRid1.1, whole genome shotgun sequence:
- the EAF2 gene encoding ELL-associated factor 2 yields MNGAVPSLFDPKERVLKLGESFEKQPRCAFHTVRYDFKPASIDMSCEGDLEVGKGEQVTITLPNIEGSTPPVTVFKGSKKPYLKECILIINHDTGECRLEKLSSNITVKKTRAEGSSKVQSRIEQQQQQMRNATKGPNNVKNSPPKEKMFPSSPMDDIEQELKAEASIMDQLSSSDSSSDSKSSSSSSSSSENSSSDSEDEETKPSLPMSMPYLQPQPTVSAIPQHAAPDRDASHNRSQESSGHMMNTLRNDLQLSESGSDSDD; encoded by the exons atgaacGGAGCGGTCCCTTCGCTTTTCGACCCCAAGGAACGAGTGTTGAAGCTGGGCGAGAGCTTTGAGAAGCAGCCGCGCTGCGCCTTCCACACCGTCCGCT ATGACTTTAAGCCTGCATCTATTGATATGTCCTGTGAAGGAGACCTTGAAGTTGGCAAAGGTGAACAGGTGACAATAACACTGCCAAATATTGAG GGCTCAACTCCACCAGTGACTGTGTTCAAGGGCTCAAAGAAGCCTTACCTAAAAGAATGTATCTTAATTATCAACCATGACACTGGAGAATGTCGCCTAGAGAAACTTAGTAGCAACATCACTGTGAAAAAAACCAG AGCTGAAGGAAGTAGTAAAGTCCAGTCTCGCAtagaacagcaacagcagcaaatgcGAAATGCAACTAAGGGTCCAAACAACGTTAAAAATTCTCCaccaaaagaaaagatgtttccGTCTTCTCCTATGGATGATATCGAACAAG AGCTAAAAGCAGAAGCCAGTATCATGGATCAGCTGAGTAGCTCTGACAGTTCATCTGACTCTAAAAGTTCTTCGTCCTCTTCATCAAGTAGTGAAAATAGTTCTAGTGATTCTGAGGATGAGGAAACAAAGCCCTCTCTTCCTATGTCGATGCCGTATTTGCAGCCACAGCCTACTGTGTCTGCCATACCACAACACGCTGCCCCTGACAGAGATGCCAGTCATAACAGATCCCAAGAGAGCAGTGGTCATATGATGAATACACTAC